CGATGGCCCGGGGCTCGGTCAGCCCCTCCTTGACGAACATCGGCACGACCAGCTCGGCCGGGTCGACCCGGGTCTCGGACACCAGCCGGCGGATCGCCGGGGTGCGGCGCAGCCGGCGGGGCCGGATCTCGGGGTACGACATGGGACGGCCTCCTCGAACGACTACCGGAAGCGCAGGGCGGTCGGGCCCTGCACCTTCGAGCCGCGGCGCTGCTTGGCCGGCATCGCGGCCAGCTTCTCGCGCAGCTCGACGGCGTAGGCGGCGAGCGCCTCCACCAGGTCGGGCACCGAGGCGTGCGGCGGCTGGACGTCGACCCGCAGGCCGAACTCCGTCGCGGTCTCCGCCGTCTTGGGCCCAATGACGGCAACAACGGTGCGGGCGTGCGGCTTCCCGGCGATGCCGACCAGGTTGCGCACGGTGGAGGACGAGGTGAAGAGCACCGCGTCGAACCCGCCCGACTTGATCGCGTCCCGGATCTCGGCGGGCGGCGGCGCGGCGCGCACCGTCCGGTACGCGGTCACGTCGTCGACCTCCCAGCCGCGCTCGGTGAGCCCGGCGGCGAGCGTCTCGGTGGCGATGTCAGCGCGCGGAAGCAGAACCCGGCCCACCGGGTCGAGGATCTCGTCGTGCGGGGAGAACTCGGCCAGCAGCCCCTCGGAGGACTGCTCCCCGGCGGGGATCAGCTCCGGCTGGATGCCGAACGCGCGGACCGCGTCCGCCGTCGCCTCACCGATACAGGCGATCTTGACGCCACCGAAGTGCCGGGCGTCCAGGCCGTGCTCGGCGAACTTCTCCCAGACCGCGCGGACCGCGTTCACCGACGTGAAGATCACCCAGGCGTACCGGCCGTCGACCAGGCCCTTGACGGCCCGCTCCATCTGCGCCGGGGTACGCGGCGGCTCGACCGCGATGGTCGGCACCTCGCACGGGATCGCCCCGTACGCACGCAGCCGAGCGCTCATCGCGCCAGCCTGCTCCTTCGTGCGGGGTACGAGCACCTTCCAGCCGTACAGCGGGCGGTTTTCCCACCAGCTCAGCTTGTCGCGCTGCCCCACCCCGACACCGACGGTGAGGACCACCCGGCCGGTGAAGCCGAGCGCGGCGGCCACGAAGCTGTCCACGGTCGACGTGGTCGTGTACTGGGTCTCGCCGGTGCCGTCGCCGGTCACACCGACGCCGGTGGTGCCGTCGACCCCGGCGGCCAGCAGCCCGTCCCGGACGGCGGCAAGGTCACCGGCGTCCACGGCGAGCGCGAGCGAACCCCGGCCGACGGCCGTGGCCAACGCCTCGAAGTCCAGTGCGCTGACGTCTTCGACGTCGGCGGCCGTACGCACACCCGGCAGCGGGACGCCCGCGTAGGTGGCCACACCCTCGGCCTGGCCGACGCCGGGCACCACCTCGAAGTGGGCGGCGGTGCGGGCCACGGCCTGCACCTCCTTGACCACCGAGTCGTGGCCGAACGGGTCGCCGGCGACCAGGTGCACCGCGTTCAACCCGGACCGGGCCGCGGAGATCAGCACCTTCGCCACGTCCCCCGGCGCGCCTTCGGCCGGGGTGAACTCGGCATCGTCCCTGGCGTCGGCGCGTACGAAGGCGAGCAACGACTCGGGGACTCCCCGGTCGTAGATCACCTGGTCGGCGTCGACCAGGGCGTCGTGTGCCCGACGGGTCAGCAGACCTGGGTCACCGGGGCCAGCCCCGACGAACGCGATACGGCCGACGGGCTTACGGGTGCGGGTCATTCTGTGCTCCCAAATTGCTGGGTCCCCGGGCCGGTGTGTCCTTCGTGGCCGAGGATCGAGTCGGCGCCGAGGTCGAGGAGTTCGGCGGCGAGTGCCTTACCGATCTCCGCCGCGTCGGCGGGCGTTCCGGTGCGGGACAGCCGGAGATCACGAGTGCCGTCCGGGCTGATCACCGCCCCGCGCAGGTAGATCTCATCGCCGTCGTCGCCTTCGGCGAGTTCGGCGTAGGCGGCGACGGGTGCGCTGCACCCGGCCTCCAGGGTTGCCAGAAACGCGCGTTCCGCGGTGACCGCAGCACGCGACGGTGCGTGGTCGAGCACCGCGAGCAGCTCGACCAGGCCCTGGTCGTCGATCCGGCACTCCACGGCCAGCGCACCCTGGGCGGGGGCGGGCAGCATCAGCATCGGATCCAGCGTCTCGGTGATCACGTCGACCCGACCGAGTCGGGCCAGCCCGGCACGGGCCAGGACGACGGCGTCGAGGTCGGCCTCGGGGCCGAGCACCCGCGCCAGGCGGGTGTCCACGTTGCCGCGGATCGGGGCGACCTCCAGTTGCAGCCCGAGGGCGTGCAGCTGGGCGATACGACGCAGCGCGCCGGTGCCGACGGTGGCCCCGGGCGGCAGCTCGGCGAGCGTCCGCCCGCCCTGGGCGATCAGCGCGTCGCGCGGGTCCTGTCGGGCCGGCACGGCCGCGATGTGCAGCCCGGCGGCGCCGGCCGTGGGCAGATCCTTGTAGGAGTGCACCGCGAAGTCGATCGTCCTGGCGGTCAGCGCGTCGCGCAGCGCGGAGACGAACACCCCGACGCCGAGCCGATGCACCGGCGCGTTGGAGCGGTCGCCCGCAGTGACCACCTCGACCAGCTCGACCGGGCGGCCAGTGGCGGCGGTCACCGCCTCGGCGACCTGGCCGGACTGGGCCATCGCCAGGGCGCTGCCCCGGGTGCCGAGGCGTAGGGGGGCGGTCATCGCGCACCTCCGGTGGGCGGGGTCGGCTCGGCGACGTCGGCTCCGGACACCGGATCGGTGTCGGGGAACGCCAGGCCGAGGTCGGGGGTCAACACGTCCGGGACGGTGTCCACCGGCGAGGTCTGCGGCACCTCGAGGTCGAACAGCTCGCGCAGCAGGGCTGCGTACTGGTCGCCGCCGGGCTCCGCGGCCAACTGGCGGACCTTGACGGTGGGCTGGTGCAGCAGCCGCTGCACGACCCGGTGCACCGTGCGGGCCACCTCGGCCCGCAGGTCGTCGCCGAGGTCGGGGCGACGCTGGGCCAGCCGGCGCAGCTCGGCGGTGACCACGTCGTCGGCCCGGCCGCGCAGCGCGGCCACGGTGGGTGCCACGTCGGCACCCCGCAACCAGGTGAGGAAGCTCTCCACCTCGGCCAGCACGATCCGCTCGACGGCCGCGGCGTCCGCAGCCGCCGGACCGTCGGCGAGCACCGCCGCCATCCGGTCGATGTCGATCACCTCGACGCCGGGCAGCGTCGCGACGCCCTCCTCGACGTCGCGCGGGACGGCCAGGTCGAGCAGGACCAGCGGGCCCCTGGCCGGGTCCCGTTCGGTCAGCGCCGCGCTGACCACCGCGCGGGTGAGGACCGGTTCAGTGGACGCGGTGGCGGCCACTACGATGTCCACTGTGGAGAGGGTGTCGGTCAGCTGGGTCATCGGCGCGGCACTCGCCCCGTACGACTCGGCGAGCCGGACGGCACGTTCGGCACCCCGGTTGCTGACGGTGAGCGGCCCAGCGCCCAGCCGGGACAGCGTGGCCACCCCGAGCGAGCCCATCGCGCCAGCACCGACCACCAGGGCCGGGCGGGCGGCGAGGTCGCCGTCGAGGTGCCCGGCGGCCAGCTCCAGTGCGGCGGTGACGACGCTCTGGCCGGCCCGGTCGATGCCGGTCTCGGCGTGAGCCCGCTTGCCGACCCGCAACGCCTGCTGCATCAGCTCGTGCAGCAGGCGACCGGCCGAGTCGGCGCCGGTGGCCCAGTGGTACGCGTCACGCAACTGGCCGAGGATCTGCGCCTCGCCGACCACCATCGAGTCCAGACCGGTGGCGACCCGGAAGACGTGGTCCACGGCGGCGTTGTCGTAGTGCACGTACAGGTGGCTGGCGAGCGCCGCAGGTGGGCTGCCGGCCTGCTCGGCCAGGACGGCGCAGACGTCGCCGAGCCCGCCGTGGAAACCGGACACGGCGGCGTAGACCTCCACCCGGTTGCAGGTGGAGACGATCACCGCCTCGGCCACGTACGGCTGGGCGACCAGGCGGTCCAGGGTGCGGGTCAGGTCGGCGGGAGGCACAGCCAGTTGTTCCAGCGTGGCGACCGGGGCGGTCCGGTAGGACGCGCCGACAACGAGCAGTTTCACGTGCCGATCGCCTCCTGGGTGTCGGTGGCCGCGAACCCGCCCGGCAGAGCGGTGAGTGCGGACCCGCCGGTGGCGGGCAGCGCGGTCAGCGACGCCTTGCGGTGCTCGTGGAAGGACAGAATCTGCAGCTCGATGGCGAGGTCGACCTTGCGCACGTCGACCCCCTCCGGAACCGAGAGTACGCACGGCGCGAAGTTGAGGATGCTCGTCACGCCGACGGCGACCAGTTGGTCGGCGACCTGCTGGGCGGCGGCGGCCGGGGTGGCGATCACGCCGATCGCGAGGGATTCCTCCGCCGCGACCGTCGGCAGATCGTCGACATGCCGGACTACCAGGCCGTTGATCTCCTCGCCGACCCGGGAGGGATCGGCGTCGAGCAGTGCGGCGATCCGGAAGCCCCGACTCGCGAAGCCGTCGTAGCCGGCCAGAGCGTGACCGAGATTACCCACGCCGACCAGGGCGACCGCCCGGCGTTGAGTGAGCCCGAGCACATACTCGATCTGCTCGATCAGCAGCCCGACGTCGTAGCCGACGCCCCTGGTGCCGTACGAGCCGAGGTGGGAGAGGTCCTTGCGGAGCTTGGCGGAGTTGACGCCAGCGGAGGCGGAGAGACCTTCACTGGACACCGTCTCGTGCCCGGCGTCGGC
The window above is part of the Micromonospora sp. LH3U1 genome. Proteins encoded here:
- a CDS encoding uroporphyrinogen-III synthase, producing the protein MTRTRKPVGRIAFVGAGPGDPGLLTRRAHDALVDADQVIYDRGVPESLLAFVRADARDDAEFTPAEGAPGDVAKVLISAARSGLNAVHLVAGDPFGHDSVVKEVQAVARTAAHFEVVPGVGQAEGVATYAGVPLPGVRTAADVEDVSALDFEALATAVGRGSLALAVDAGDLAAVRDGLLAAGVDGTTGVGVTGDGTGETQYTTTSTVDSFVAAALGFTGRVVLTVGVGVGQRDKLSWWENRPLYGWKVLVPRTKEQAGAMSARLRAYGAIPCEVPTIAVEPPRTPAQMERAVKGLVDGRYAWVIFTSVNAVRAVWEKFAEHGLDARHFGGVKIACIGEATADAVRAFGIQPELIPAGEQSSEGLLAEFSPHDEILDPVGRVLLPRADIATETLAAGLTERGWEVDDVTAYRTVRAAPPPAEIRDAIKSGGFDAVLFTSSSTVRNLVGIAGKPHARTVVAVIGPKTAETATEFGLRVDVQPPHASVPDLVEALAAYAVELREKLAAMPAKQRRGSKVQGPTALRFR
- the hemC gene encoding hydroxymethylbilane synthase, whose protein sequence is MTAPLRLGTRGSALAMAQSGQVAEAVTAATGRPVELVEVVTAGDRSNAPVHRLGVGVFVSALRDALTARTIDFAVHSYKDLPTAGAAGLHIAAVPARQDPRDALIAQGGRTLAELPPGATVGTGALRRIAQLHALGLQLEVAPIRGNVDTRLARVLGPEADLDAVVLARAGLARLGRVDVITETLDPMLMLPAPAQGALAVECRIDDQGLVELLAVLDHAPSRAAVTAERAFLATLEAGCSAPVAAYAELAEGDDGDEIYLRGAVISPDGTRDLRLSRTGTPADAAEIGKALAAELLDLGADSILGHEGHTGPGTQQFGSTE
- a CDS encoding glutamyl-tRNA reductase, with the protein product MKLLVVGASYRTAPVATLEQLAVPPADLTRTLDRLVAQPYVAEAVIVSTCNRVEVYAAVSGFHGGLGDVCAVLAEQAGSPPAALASHLYVHYDNAAVDHVFRVATGLDSMVVGEAQILGQLRDAYHWATGADSAGRLLHELMQQALRVGKRAHAETGIDRAGQSVVTAALELAAGHLDGDLAARPALVVGAGAMGSLGVATLSRLGAGPLTVSNRGAERAVRLAESYGASAAPMTQLTDTLSTVDIVVAATASTEPVLTRAVVSAALTERDPARGPLVLLDLAVPRDVEEGVATLPGVEVIDIDRMAAVLADGPAAADAAAVERIVLAEVESFLTWLRGADVAPTVAALRGRADDVVTAELRRLAQRRPDLGDDLRAEVARTVHRVVQRLLHQPTVKVRQLAAEPGGDQYAALLRELFDLEVPQTSPVDTVPDVLTPDLGLAFPDTDPVSGADVAEPTPPTGGAR
- a CDS encoding redox-sensing transcriptional repressor Rex; protein product: MSQHRHPGAPGRAGAVPTLPDLPEATVARLPEYLRALHNLADAGHETVSSEGLSASAGVNSAKLRKDLSHLGSYGTRGVGYDVGLLIEQIEYVLGLTQRRAVALVGVGNLGHALAGYDGFASRGFRIAALLDADPSRVGEEINGLVVRHVDDLPTVAAEESLAIGVIATPAAAAQQVADQLVAVGVTSILNFAPCVLSVPEGVDVRKVDLAIELQILSFHEHRKASLTALPATGGSALTALPGGFAATDTQEAIGT